One part of the Gossypium raimondii isolate GPD5lz chromosome 1, ASM2569854v1, whole genome shotgun sequence genome encodes these proteins:
- the LOC105785672 gene encoding protein PLANT CADMIUM RESISTANCE 2 codes for MQSSGQPHDEAPWSVGFCDCFSDMKTCCIACWCPCITFGQIAEIVDKGSTSCGASGALYTLIMFITGLPCFYSCFYRSKLRKQYKLKGGGCGDCMLHFCCETCALTQEYRELQNRGFDMSIGWHANVEKNQGLAMAPAVEKGMSK; via the exons ATGCAATCATCAGGGCAGCCTCATGATGAAGCTCCTTGGTCCGTCGGATTCTGTGATTGCTTCTCCGACATGAAAACTT GTTGTATTGCATGTTGGTGTCCATGCATCACTTTTGGCCAGATTGCTGAGATTGTTGACAAAGGGTCAACTT CTTGTGGGGCAAGTGGGGCGCTATACACATTAATAATGTTTATCACTGGGCTTCCATGCTTCTATTCCTGCTTTTACCGATCCAAACTGAGAAAGCAGTATAAGTTGAAGGGCGGCGGTTGTGGCGATTGCATGCTTCATTTTTGCTGCGAGACTTGTGCCTTGACTCAAGAGTATCGTGAGCTCCAGAACCGTGGATTCGACATGTCTATCG gATGGCATGCAAACGTGGAGAAGAACCAAGGCCTGGCGATGGCTCCAGCGGTGGAGAAGGGGATGAGCAAATAG